A single Stigmatopora argus isolate UIUO_Sarg chromosome 7, RoL_Sarg_1.0, whole genome shotgun sequence DNA region contains:
- the rtn4rl2a gene encoding reticulon-4 receptor-like 2a, producing MDAFSISRSRRCSIVRNWTRGISLWLVVWMVLSEPSPVSGCPHHCVCYPTPMTVSCQAQNFTTVPVGVPYESQRVFLQNNRITELRVGSFSFGTQVLWLFSNNITWIEAGSFSELRDLEELDLGDNPNLHRLEGGAFRGLEKLQSLHMHRCKLTALPHDIFHKLYSLHYLYLQENSLHFLQDDIFSDLINLSQLFLHGNRIRTISENVFRGLVNLDRLLLHDNRVRQVNRRAFRDLGRLTMLFLFNNSLPELPSQALRDTQGIEFLRLNANPWSCGCEAQALWEWFREARVSSSELICASPSTRRGQDLRFLREMDFALCPLPDPGSIAGSTTTTFSTKTRWWFHKNRPQSSTKGLFEKSSETIKAGLHGKGPSTTTSLVKYELGEEELSLPKLDQEEYWANYENEDSGVSLRCFELECPPDFELPTFSSSTSLLPPFLSLLAISVFPFNLYLLFG from the exons ATGGACGCCTTCTCGATTTCTCGGAGCCGACGATGCTCCATCGTGCGCAACTGGACAC GCGGCATTTCCCTCTGGTTGGTGGTGTGGATGGTCCTTAGTGAGCCAAGTCCGGTGTCGGGCTGCCCGCATCATTGCGTGTGCTATCCGACTCCCATGACTGTGAGCTGCCAAGCGCAGAACTTCACCACCGTCCCGGTCGGAGTGCCCTATGAGTCGCAGCGTGTTTTCCTCCAGAACAACAGGATCACGGAGCTTAGAGTTGGCTCTTTTAGCTTCGGGACTCAG gtCTTGTGGCTGTTTTCCAACAACATTACGTGGATCGAAGCAGGATCCTTCAGTGAGCTGAGGGACTTGGAGGAGTTGGATCTTGGGGACAACCCTAATCTTCACCGGCTGGAAGGAGGAGCCTTCCGCGGCCTGGAGAAGCTCCAGAGCCTCCATATGCACCGCTGCAAGCTCACTGCCCTGCCCCATGACATCTTTCACAAGCTGTACAGCCTGCACTATCTCTATTTACAG GAAAATAGTCTCCACTTTCTCCAAGATGACATCTTTTCCGACCTCATCAACCTGAGTCAGCTATTCCTGCACGGAAACCGTATACGCACCATTTCAGAAAACGTATTCCGTGGGCTGGTAAACTTAGATCGCTTGCTTCTTCACGACAATCGAGTTAGGCAGGTGAACCGACGGGCCTTCCGCGACCTGGGCCGCCTGACCATGCTATTCCTCTTCAACAACTCTCTGCCCGAGCTGCCCAGTCAGGCTTTGAGGGACACTCAGGGCATAGAGTTCCTCCGCCTCAATGCCAACCCCTGGTCTTGTGGCTGCGAAGCCCAGGCCCTGTGGGAGTGGTTCCGGGAAGCCCGTGTCTCTTCATCCGAATTGATCTGCGCATCCCCTTCCACGCGCCGGGGTCAAGATCTTCGCTTTCTTCGGGAAATGGACTTTGCCCTCTGCCCTCTGCCAGACCCAGGCTCCATCGCCggttccaccaccaccactttcAGTACCAAAACAAGATGGTGGTTCCATAAAAACAGGCCCCAGTCATCAACCAAAGGTCTGTTTGAGAAGTCTTCGGAGACCATCAAAGCCGGTCTGCACGGGAAAGGCCCTTCCACAACCACGTCATTGGTCAAGTATGAGCTGGGGGAGGAAGAACTGTCACTTCCTAAACTCGACCAAGAAGAATACTGGGCAAACTATGAAAATGAGGACTCTGGTGTCTCCCTGCGATGCTTTGAGCTCGAATGTCCTCCTGATTTCGAGCTGCCTACGTTCTCCTCCTCTACCTCTCTACTTCCCCCTTTCCTCTCACTACTAGCCATCTCAGTATTCCCATTCAACCTTTACTTGCTATTTGGCTGA